In Nitrospira sp., the following are encoded in one genomic region:
- the narI gene encoding respiratory nitrate reductase subunit gamma, with product MSNLHEFFFQIYPYLAGSVFLLGSLLRFERGQYTWTSDSSELLKRGTLRFGSNLFHVGVLFLFLGHFIGILMPEVFGIVGIGLQGHQLVAMISGGLFGSACLVGLVLLIHRRISEPRIRATTRVMDMIVLVWILITLSFGLCTLYFSAQELSGSNLIPLSQWARHIITFHGGAASFVVELPLVYQVHMVLGMTLFALIPFSRLVHIWSGFALVVYLLRPYQVVRPGLRQR from the coding sequence ATGTCCAATCTTCACGAGTTCTTCTTTCAAATCTACCCGTACCTCGCCGGCTCCGTGTTTCTTCTTGGCAGTTTACTGAGGTTCGAACGAGGCCAGTATACCTGGACCAGCGATTCAAGCGAGTTGCTCAAGCGAGGAACGCTCCGATTCGGCAGTAACCTCTTCCACGTCGGGGTGTTGTTCCTCTTCCTGGGACATTTCATCGGCATTCTCATGCCGGAGGTGTTTGGGATCGTAGGCATCGGTCTGCAGGGACATCAGCTGGTGGCCATGATCAGCGGTGGACTCTTCGGATCAGCCTGTTTGGTCGGACTCGTCCTGCTCATCCATCGGCGTATATCGGAGCCGAGAATCCGCGCGACCACGCGCGTGATGGATATGATCGTACTCGTGTGGATTCTCATAACCCTGTCCTTCGGCTTGTGTACATTGTATTTTTCCGCCCAGGAACTGTCAGGAAGCAACCTGATCCCCTTGTCCCAATGGGCCCGCCATATCATCACGTTTCACGGCGGTGCTGCTTCTTTCGTGGTGGAGCTGCCGCTGGTCTATCAAGTTCACATGGTCTTAGGGATGACGCTGTTCGCGCTGATCCCGTTCAGCCGGCTCGTACACATCTGGAGCGGATTTGCATTGGTGGTCTACCTCCTGCGGCCTTATCAGGTGGTGCGTCCGGGATTGCGTCAGCGGTAA
- the narJ gene encoding nitrate reductase molybdenum cofactor assembly chaperone: MRIYKVIALLLTYPEQDWLQSVGELRAMVSAEVGEGRHAGRRLDCLFHHLQRGALIDLQETYVETFDRNAAHSLHVFEHTMGDSRERGEAMARLVEGYRRFGLEPTSLELPDFLPLFLEFLSLIPPEEAQGRLADIETVVETLHGRLADVCSPYAGAFDALTSLMPGSLLSGTSSSIRTMKRFLRWM; the protein is encoded by the coding sequence GTGAGGATTTATAAGGTCATCGCCTTGCTCCTGACCTATCCCGAACAGGATTGGCTGCAATCGGTCGGCGAGTTGCGCGCGATGGTGTCCGCCGAGGTCGGAGAGGGTCGGCATGCGGGGCGCCGGCTCGACTGCTTGTTCCACCATCTGCAGCGCGGAGCCTTGATCGACCTGCAAGAGACATACGTGGAGACCTTTGATCGAAATGCCGCCCATTCACTGCATGTCTTCGAGCACACGATGGGAGATTCCCGTGAGCGGGGTGAGGCGATGGCTCGACTGGTGGAAGGATACAGACGGTTTGGTCTGGAACCGACGAGCCTGGAGTTGCCGGATTTTCTTCCGCTGTTCCTCGAGTTCCTGTCCCTGATTCCGCCGGAGGAGGCGCAAGGGCGACTTGCCGATATCGAAACTGTTGTGGAAACCCTGCATGGCCGGCTCGCGGATGTCTGCTCACCCTATGCTGGAGCCTTCGACGCCCTGACGTCGCTGATGCCCGGCTCCCTGTTGTCAGGAACCTCGTCCTCGATTCGCACCATGAAGCGATTTCTTCGGTGGATGTGA
- the narH gene encoding nitrate reductase subunit beta has product MKVRAQVAMVMNLDKCIGCHTCSITCKNVWTSREGMEYVWFNNVETKPGVGYPHEWENQERWNGGWERKENGTIKPKQGARWRILTNVFSNPNLPQLDDYYDPFTFDYNTLHHAPEGPVVPTARPMSVITGEFKDKIDGGPNWEDDLGGESAERLKDVNVDGIDPDLLASFENTFLFYLPRLCEHCLNPTCVASCPSGSIYKREEDGIVLVDQDKCRGWRMCVSGCPYKKIYYNWHTGKAEKCTFCYPRIESGQPTICSETCVGRLRYLGVMLYDADRIEEAASVEQEQDLYEAQLGLFLDPKDPAVQTQAKQDGIPDNWLEAAKRSPVYKLAVEWRLAFPLHPEYRTLPMVWYIPPLSPVSNSTETAHPEADGLPDTSSLRIPVRYLAHLLTAGKEEPIVRALDRMLAMRRYMRKKDMGDDAVVMLPRVGLSESQIEEMYRYLAIADYEDRYVIPTNHQEALSHSFDDQGSCGFSADSRFSEGVTGPSVFAGKERTKAQFISVNEIRRGNRRP; this is encoded by the coding sequence ATGAAAGTCCGCGCGCAAGTGGCCATGGTCATGAACCTTGATAAATGCATCGGCTGTCACACCTGCTCCATTACCTGCAAGAACGTGTGGACGTCACGTGAAGGCATGGAATACGTCTGGTTCAACAATGTCGAAACGAAGCCGGGCGTCGGCTATCCTCACGAATGGGAAAACCAGGAACGCTGGAACGGCGGTTGGGAACGTAAGGAGAACGGCACGATCAAGCCGAAACAGGGCGCTCGCTGGCGAATCTTGACCAACGTGTTCTCGAACCCCAACTTGCCGCAGCTGGACGATTACTACGACCCGTTTACCTTCGACTACAACACACTCCATCACGCGCCGGAAGGACCGGTGGTGCCCACAGCCAGGCCGATGTCCGTCATCACCGGGGAATTCAAGGACAAGATCGACGGGGGCCCAAATTGGGAAGATGATCTTGGCGGCGAGTCAGCGGAGCGCCTCAAAGACGTCAATGTCGATGGAATTGATCCGGATCTCCTGGCGTCATTCGAAAACACCTTTCTGTTCTACCTCCCGCGGCTATGCGAACATTGTTTGAATCCCACCTGCGTCGCGTCCTGTCCGTCCGGTTCGATCTATAAACGGGAAGAAGACGGCATTGTGCTGGTGGACCAGGATAAGTGTCGTGGCTGGCGAATGTGCGTCAGCGGCTGTCCTTATAAAAAGATTTATTACAACTGGCACACAGGCAAGGCTGAGAAATGCACCTTTTGTTATCCGCGCATCGAATCAGGCCAGCCGACAATTTGTTCGGAGACCTGTGTTGGTCGCCTGCGATACTTGGGCGTGATGCTCTACGATGCGGATCGCATCGAAGAAGCGGCGAGCGTCGAGCAGGAACAGGATCTGTATGAGGCCCAACTTGGACTGTTTCTCGACCCCAAGGATCCGGCTGTGCAGACGCAGGCGAAACAGGACGGGATTCCCGACAACTGGCTGGAGGCGGCCAAGCGGTCTCCTGTCTATAAGCTGGCGGTCGAGTGGCGTCTGGCGTTTCCTCTCCATCCCGAATACCGAACGTTGCCCATGGTCTGGTACATCCCGCCGCTCTCACCGGTTTCGAATTCAACCGAGACTGCGCATCCTGAGGCGGACGGGCTTCCCGATACATCCTCCCTCCGGATCCCTGTACGCTACCTCGCACACCTTCTGACGGCGGGGAAAGAGGAACCCATAGTACGTGCGTTGGATCGGATGCTCGCGATGCGCCGATACATGCGAAAGAAAGACATGGGGGACGACGCAGTCGTGATGCTGCCACGGGTGGGATTGAGCGAAAGCCAGATTGAGGAAATGTATCGGTACCTCGCGATTGCCGATTATGAGGACCGGTACGTCATTCCAACCAACCATCAGGAGGCCCTGTCGCACAGTTTCGATGACCAGGGCTCCTGCGGTTTCTCTGCCGACAGCCGATTTTCCGAGGGAGTGACGGGCCCGAGTGTGTTCGCCGGCAAGGAACGGACGAAGGCCCAATTCATCAGCGTGAATGAGATCCGGAGAGGGAACCGCAGGCCGTGA
- a CDS encoding nitrate reductase subunit alpha, with the protein MSHFLDRLLFFRENLDRFSGKHGVVRREDRTWENAYRDRWNHDKVVRSTHGVNCTGSCSWKIYVKNGLITWETQQTDYPRTRPDLPNHEPRGCPRGASYSWYLYSAQRLKYPLVRARLMALWREARKTLEPVEAWASIVEDVDKREHYTSIRGQGGFVRATWDEVTELIAAANIYTIQRYGPDRIAGFSPIPAMSMVSFAAGSRYLSLIGGVIPSFYDWYADLPPSSPQVWGEQTDVCEAADWYNSSYIVVWGSNIPQTRTPDAHFYTAARYKGAKTVAVAPDFAEYVKFADLWLAPRRGTDAALAMALGHVILKEFHLTARSPYFLDYCRQYSDMPMLVFLRPAGNGYEPGRFVRASDFDGHLGETNNPDWKTVVVDETTGHLCVPQGSVGFRWREKGRWNLDLADATTGRKITPALSALPQGEEIVPVAFPYFADDHPSVMRRLVQARRLSTVHGDSLVVTAYDLLLASYGLDRGLGDDQAARDYDQDVPYTPAWAEKHTGVSRHQIIRLAREFAENAEKTGGRSLVIVGNGINQWYHTDMIYRAIINVLVMCGCVGRSGGGWAHYVGQEKVRPLAGWTTVAFALDWVRPPRHMNGTSFFYAHTDQWRYESLRPAETLSPTAKDDPDADAAHIIDWNVRAERRGWLPSAPQLNRNPLDVVSEAEATGAHPIAYTVEQLRTGKLAIASEDPDHPKNFIRNLFIWRSNLVGSSAKGHEYFLKHLLGADHGVLAPDLKEQDAPLPREVIWRDEAPTGKLDLLVTLDFRMSSTCLYSDVVLPSATWYEKDDLNTSDMHPFIHPLCEAVNPLWESKADWDIFKEIASKFSELAGPVLGTQKDLVLTPLLHDTASELGQAMTADDWKRGDCEAIPGKTMPNMTLVMRPYGETYDRYIALGPLTWDLGTGAKGIAWDSKEEVETLRRLNGETGNREPYPKLETARQAAQTILTLAPETNGHVAIKAWEALSQRTGRSHKHLAEGRAEERVTFDDLIAQPRKVISAPTWSGIESENVSYTGSYTNVQELIPWRTLTGRQQLYQDHPWMRLFGEQVCVYKPPVDTRSVEALRRHMKDDRNFLVVSWITPHQKWGIHTTYSETSPMLTLSRGGPIVWLAETEAREAGIRDNDWIEVVNANGALVARAILSQRIPRGVAMMYHAQDKIINMPLAPATGRRGGIHNSLTRIIMKPTHMIGGYAHLAYGYNYYGTVGTNRDEMVVVRKLEHVTWDVDPSRPNGHARVM; encoded by the coding sequence ATGAGTCATTTTCTCGATCGGCTTCTGTTTTTCCGGGAAAACCTCGACAGGTTTTCAGGAAAACACGGAGTCGTCAGACGAGAGGATCGTACTTGGGAAAATGCCTATCGCGATCGCTGGAATCACGACAAGGTGGTGCGTTCTACACATGGGGTCAACTGTACCGGCTCATGCAGCTGGAAAATCTATGTCAAGAACGGATTGATCACCTGGGAGACGCAACAGACGGACTATCCTCGGACGCGCCCCGACCTGCCGAATCATGAACCTCGCGGATGTCCCAGAGGGGCGAGCTATTCCTGGTACCTCTATAGCGCGCAACGCCTCAAGTATCCGTTGGTGCGGGCACGCTTGATGGCCTTGTGGCGAGAAGCTCGGAAGACGTTGGAACCGGTAGAAGCCTGGGCATCGATCGTCGAAGACGTCGACAAACGTGAGCACTACACCTCGATACGAGGACAAGGCGGCTTCGTGCGTGCGACGTGGGACGAGGTCACGGAACTGATCGCGGCGGCTAATATCTATACAATCCAACGGTACGGTCCGGACCGTATTGCCGGGTTTTCTCCCATCCCGGCGATGTCGATGGTGAGTTTTGCGGCTGGCAGCCGCTATCTGTCGTTGATCGGAGGCGTCATCCCGTCATTTTACGACTGGTACGCCGACTTGCCGCCGTCCTCGCCGCAGGTCTGGGGCGAACAGACCGACGTGTGCGAGGCTGCCGATTGGTACAACTCCTCCTATATTGTCGTCTGGGGGTCGAATATTCCGCAGACTCGGACTCCCGATGCGCACTTCTACACGGCTGCACGGTACAAGGGCGCCAAAACCGTCGCCGTGGCTCCCGACTTTGCGGAATACGTGAAGTTCGCGGATCTCTGGCTCGCGCCCCGGCGTGGCACGGATGCTGCGCTTGCCATGGCACTCGGCCATGTCATCCTGAAGGAGTTTCATCTGACCGCCCGCAGCCCCTACTTCTTGGATTATTGCCGCCAGTACAGCGACATGCCCATGTTGGTCTTCCTGCGCCCTGCCGGCAACGGATATGAGCCGGGTCGCTTTGTCCGGGCATCCGATTTCGACGGCCACCTCGGCGAAACCAACAACCCCGACTGGAAGACGGTGGTCGTTGACGAAACGACCGGCCATCTGTGCGTCCCCCAAGGCAGTGTCGGTTTTCGGTGGCGCGAGAAAGGACGTTGGAATCTCGATCTGGCCGACGCGACGACAGGCCGCAAGATCACGCCCGCATTAAGCGCATTGCCACAAGGCGAGGAGATCGTGCCGGTCGCCTTTCCCTACTTTGCGGACGATCACCCGTCGGTCATGCGCCGCCTGGTCCAGGCCAGACGGCTCAGCACCGTTCACGGCGACAGCCTCGTGGTCACCGCCTATGACCTCCTGCTGGCCAGTTACGGCCTCGATCGAGGGCTTGGAGACGATCAGGCGGCGCGGGACTACGATCAGGACGTGCCCTATACGCCGGCATGGGCCGAAAAACATACGGGTGTCTCTCGTCATCAGATCATTCGTCTCGCCAGGGAGTTCGCAGAGAATGCCGAGAAGACAGGGGGCCGTTCGTTGGTCATCGTCGGAAACGGGATCAACCAGTGGTACCACACCGACATGATCTACCGCGCGATCATTAACGTCCTGGTCATGTGCGGATGTGTCGGGCGATCGGGTGGCGGGTGGGCTCATTATGTGGGGCAAGAAAAAGTGCGGCCTCTTGCCGGTTGGACGACCGTGGCCTTTGCGCTCGATTGGGTCCGCCCACCGAGACACATGAACGGTACCTCCTTCTTTTACGCCCACACCGATCAGTGGCGGTATGAAAGCCTGCGGCCGGCCGAAACTCTCTCGCCGACGGCCAAAGACGATCCGGATGCGGATGCGGCCCATATCATTGATTGGAACGTGCGGGCCGAACGCAGAGGTTGGCTCCCTTCCGCACCTCAACTCAATAGAAATCCGCTCGATGTGGTGAGCGAAGCGGAGGCAACCGGAGCACATCCGATCGCCTACACCGTCGAACAGCTCAGAACCGGCAAGCTCGCGATCGCCTCCGAAGATCCCGATCACCCCAAGAACTTCATCAGGAACCTGTTCATCTGGCGTTCCAACTTGGTCGGCTCCAGCGCGAAGGGTCATGAATACTTTTTGAAGCATCTGCTCGGAGCCGATCACGGCGTCCTGGCTCCCGATCTCAAGGAACAGGACGCGCCGCTCCCGCGTGAGGTGATCTGGCGAGATGAGGCTCCCACGGGAAAACTCGATCTACTCGTGACGCTCGATTTTCGCATGTCCTCGACCTGCCTCTATTCCGATGTCGTGCTGCCCAGCGCGACCTGGTACGAGAAGGACGATCTGAACACATCGGATATGCACCCCTTCATCCACCCGTTGTGCGAAGCGGTGAATCCACTCTGGGAGAGCAAGGCTGATTGGGACATCTTTAAAGAAATCGCTTCGAAGTTCTCCGAACTTGCCGGACCGGTCCTTGGCACGCAGAAAGACCTCGTCTTGACACCTCTATTGCACGATACCGCCAGCGAGCTCGGTCAGGCGATGACGGCGGACGACTGGAAGCGCGGCGATTGTGAGGCCATCCCAGGCAAGACCATGCCGAACATGACCCTGGTCATGCGACCCTACGGTGAAACATACGATCGTTACATCGCGCTTGGGCCGTTGACGTGGGACCTCGGGACCGGGGCGAAGGGCATCGCATGGGACAGCAAAGAAGAAGTTGAAACGCTGCGCAGGCTCAACGGCGAGACGGGCAATCGGGAGCCCTATCCGAAGCTGGAAACGGCGCGGCAAGCGGCGCAAACCATCTTGACACTCGCGCCGGAGACGAACGGTCATGTCGCGATCAAGGCCTGGGAAGCCCTCTCACAGCGAACCGGTCGATCCCACAAACATCTGGCTGAAGGGCGGGCTGAGGAGAGAGTCACTTTCGATGACCTGATTGCGCAGCCCAGGAAGGTCATCTCCGCGCCGACTTGGAGCGGCATCGAGTCAGAAAATGTCTCCTACACCGGAAGCTATACCAACGTCCAAGAGCTGATCCCCTGGCGAACGCTGACGGGACGCCAACAACTGTACCAGGACCATCCGTGGATGCGCCTCTTTGGTGAGCAGGTCTGCGTCTACAAGCCGCCCGTGGATACCCGATCGGTTGAAGCGCTTCGTCGTCACATGAAAGACGACCGGAACTTCCTCGTCGTCAGTTGGATCACCCCTCACCAGAAGTGGGGAATCCACACGACCTACAGCGAGACCAGTCCGATGCTCACCCTGTCTCGAGGTGGTCCGATCGTCTGGTTGGCGGAGACGGAAGCCAGAGAAGCTGGTATCCGGGACAACGATTGGATTGAGGTCGTCAATGCTAATGGCGCGCTCGTGGCACGGGCGATTCTCAGCCAGCGGATACCGCGCGGAGTGGCGATGATGTACCACGCGCAAGACAAGATCATCAACATGCCCCTGGCTCCGGCCACAGGCCGGCGTGGAGGCATTCACAACAGCCTGACAAGGATCATTATGAAGCCGACTCACATGATCGGTGGGTATGCGCACCTGGCCTATGGCTATAACTACTATGGAACGGTCGGGACCAACCGAGACGAGATGGTCGTGGTGCGGAAGCTCGAACACGTCACATGGGACGTCGATCCATCGCGACCAAACGGTCACGCTCGAGTGATGTGA
- a CDS encoding DUF2235 domain-containing protein: MPKNIIVCTDGTWDHPDSKTPNVGTSPDETNVFKFFSLLPGEAQIRPTGVRVKSIQGQTAFYDDGVGADGIWAVRIAEGATGAGLELKLQAGYRFVSEQYEDGDRIYLFGFSRGAYTARSIGGMLTRCGVPARKLLDDTFASHAFDVYRRHDNAVTAQFRKDYQSRDVSIEVIGVWDTVGALGIPLALFSGLDHVLFSFHDTSLHPNVRFGYHAVAIDEKRESFPPTLWDPREGVEQVWFAGVHCDIGGGYKETGLSDVTFGWMLNRVQPHGLLFKDGTFTKDGTATITGDPLMVPMHDSYKPPFITLHPSVRVIPPSAPLHVSVQNRLEKAKPEYRPTNLPPEPRKYVE; encoded by the coding sequence ATGCCCAAAAACATCATCGTCTGTACCGACGGCACTTGGGACCATCCGGATTCCAAGACTCCCAACGTCGGCACGTCACCGGATGAGACGAATGTCTTCAAGTTCTTCTCCCTTCTGCCGGGCGAGGCGCAGATCCGCCCGACCGGGGTGCGCGTCAAATCGATCCAAGGACAAACCGCCTTTTACGACGACGGCGTCGGGGCCGATGGAATCTGGGCGGTGCGGATCGCCGAAGGGGCGACGGGAGCCGGTTTGGAGCTCAAGCTGCAAGCCGGGTATCGATTCGTCTCCGAGCAGTATGAGGATGGCGATCGGATCTACCTGTTTGGGTTCAGCCGAGGTGCTTATACCGCCCGTAGCATCGGAGGAATGTTGACCAGATGCGGCGTGCCGGCAAGGAAGCTACTGGACGATACCTTCGCGAGCCATGCCTTCGACGTCTACCGTCGACACGACAACGCCGTGACGGCTCAATTCCGCAAAGATTATCAAAGCCGGGACGTGTCGATCGAAGTCATCGGTGTGTGGGACACAGTGGGGGCACTCGGCATTCCCCTCGCACTCTTCAGCGGCCTTGACCATGTATTGTTCAGTTTTCACGACACCTCGCTGCACCCGAATGTCCGGTTCGGCTACCATGCCGTCGCCATCGATGAGAAGCGGGAAAGCTTTCCGCCGACGCTGTGGGATCCACGCGAAGGTGTGGAGCAGGTATGGTTTGCCGGAGTCCATTGCGACATCGGCGGCGGATATAAGGAAACGGGCCTGTCCGACGTGACGTTCGGTTGGATGCTGAACAGAGTGCAACCCCATGGCCTGCTGTTCAAGGACGGTACGTTCACCAAGGATGGAACCGCCACGATCACCGGCGATCCCCTCATGGTGCCGATGCATGATTCCTACAAACCGCCGTTCATCACGCTCCACCCCTCTGTGCGCGTGATTCCTCCGTCCGCCCCATTGCATGTCAGCGTGCAAAATCGACTGGAGAAGGCGAAACCTGAGTACCGACCCACAAACCTGCCGCCGGAACCGCGCAAATACGTCGAGTGA
- the gap gene encoding type I glyceraldehyde-3-phosphate dehydrogenase, whose protein sequence is MATIAINGLGRIGRAAFKIILETPELELRAVNDLNAADDLAYLLNYDTVYGRYHEKVVPLSDGLRVKEKTYPVFSEQDPAKLPWKNLEVDIVLECTGVFNQSVDLERHLAAGAKTVILSAPSKDPEIATMVHRVNTANGPTTGIISCASCTTNCITPVVEIMGRRIGVEKAIMTTVHAYTATQATVDRPNKKRRRGRAAAANLIPSSTGAAIATAKALPQYAGKFAGLAVRVPLAIGSLADLVFLTSRGTTVDEVNRIFREEAGSDRYRDVLGVTDESLVSSDIVQDPRASIVDLDLTQVVDGNLVKVMSWYDNEWGYTSQMIREAVRIAGASKAAAAR, encoded by the coding sequence ATGGCGACGATTGCGATTAACGGATTAGGCCGAATCGGGCGCGCAGCCTTCAAGATTATTCTTGAGACACCGGAGTTGGAGCTTCGAGCGGTCAATGACCTCAACGCTGCCGACGATCTTGCGTATTTGTTGAACTACGACACGGTCTACGGACGTTACCATGAGAAGGTCGTTCCGCTGTCCGATGGTCTGAGGGTCAAGGAGAAGACCTATCCTGTATTTAGCGAACAAGACCCGGCCAAATTGCCTTGGAAGAACCTGGAGGTTGATATCGTGCTGGAATGCACGGGGGTGTTTAACCAGTCAGTAGATTTGGAACGTCACCTGGCGGCGGGGGCCAAGACTGTCATTCTCTCGGCGCCCAGTAAAGACCCGGAAATTGCCACCATGGTTCATCGAGTGAACACGGCGAACGGACCGACTACAGGCATTATCTCCTGTGCCAGTTGCACGACGAACTGTATTACCCCCGTGGTCGAGATTATGGGAAGAAGAATCGGAGTCGAGAAGGCCATCATGACCACGGTGCATGCCTACACCGCCACCCAGGCGACTGTCGATCGCCCGAATAAGAAACGACGGCGAGGCCGAGCTGCCGCCGCTAATCTGATTCCTTCTTCGACCGGCGCCGCCATTGCGACGGCTAAAGCCCTGCCTCAATACGCGGGGAAGTTCGCCGGCCTAGCCGTTCGCGTTCCGCTGGCGATCGGTTCACTCGCGGATCTCGTGTTCCTCACGAGCCGAGGTACGACAGTTGATGAAGTCAACAGGATCTTCAGAGAAGAAGCCGGTAGTGACCGGTACCGGGACGTGCTCGGCGTGACAGACGAATCGCTCGTCTCCTCCGACATCGTTCAGGACCCGCGCGCGTCGATCGTCGATCTGGACCTGACCCAGGTAGTGGACGGGAACCTTGTCAAAGTGATGAGCTGGTACGATAACGAGTGGGGATATACGTCTCAGATGATTAGGGAAGCCGTCAGAATCGCCGGCGCGTCAAAGGCTGCCGCAGCACGTTAA
- the tal gene encoding transaldolase, whose amino-acid sequence MKSNRLKKLESFGQSIWLDYIRRDLIASGQLRRLIEEDGLRGITSNPSIFEKAIVESHEYNDDIRAMALEGKEVIAIYEALSLHDVQRAADEFRPLYDKTNGHDGYVSLEVNPHLAHDAGGTIEEGRRLWGMLDRPNVFIKVPATTAGLSAIQELINEGINVNVTLLFGLPRYRQVVDAYLAGLASRLAHGKPVNHVVSVASFFVSRIDSLVDPMLAQSIAQSGEKADLAKTLRGQVAIASAKVAYQIYKEIFGSDRFKTLSGHGARVQRLLWASTSTKNPDDSDVKYVEALIGPDTVNTVPLKTLDAYRDHGDPKVRLTQGVEEARSLLKRLAEVDISLDQVTQQLEDDGVAKFNKSFDQLIETLAQARAAAKGERADPQDGQGNREESIMAKHSQVKVELTGVHLCCQGCVDAADAALRSVVGVTSHCDMEKGTVALTAGNDAVAQKALDALAAAGFYGRPGNQKLAMKALGDIPRGKVSSLKVSGIHNCCEPCCEAIKEAIATVDGVTGDTAKPQATRFEAIGDFDAAVLVKALNAAGFSARVE is encoded by the coding sequence ATGAAGAGCAATCGTTTGAAGAAATTAGAATCGTTCGGCCAATCGATCTGGTTGGACTACATCCGACGCGATCTGATCGCCAGCGGACAGCTTCGGCGTCTGATCGAAGAGGATGGTCTTCGGGGAATAACCTCGAATCCCTCCATCTTTGAGAAGGCGATTGTAGAAAGCCATGAGTACAACGATGATATTCGGGCCATGGCCCTTGAGGGGAAAGAAGTGATCGCCATCTACGAAGCTCTCAGCCTACATGATGTCCAGCGCGCAGCAGACGAATTCCGCCCGCTGTATGACAAGACCAATGGCCACGATGGATACGTCAGCTTGGAAGTGAATCCCCATTTGGCACACGACGCCGGAGGCACGATAGAAGAAGGTCGCCGATTATGGGGAATGTTGGATCGACCCAATGTCTTCATCAAGGTCCCGGCCACGACCGCAGGCTTATCCGCCATTCAGGAACTCATCAACGAAGGCATCAATGTCAACGTGACCCTGCTCTTCGGGTTGCCGCGGTATCGACAGGTGGTGGATGCGTACCTCGCCGGCCTCGCCTCGCGTCTGGCCCATGGGAAGCCTGTGAACCATGTGGTCTCGGTGGCCAGCTTCTTCGTGAGCCGTATCGACAGTCTCGTGGACCCGATGTTGGCACAAAGCATCGCGCAAAGCGGAGAAAAGGCGGATCTCGCGAAGACGTTGCGTGGACAAGTGGCCATCGCCAGCGCAAAGGTCGCCTATCAGATCTACAAGGAGATCTTCGGCAGTGATCGCTTTAAGACATTGTCAGGCCATGGGGCTCGCGTCCAGCGCCTGCTGTGGGCCAGCACCAGCACCAAGAATCCTGACGACAGCGACGTGAAATACGTTGAGGCGCTCATCGGGCCGGACACGGTCAACACCGTACCGCTCAAAACTCTCGATGCGTACCGCGATCACGGCGATCCGAAAGTTCGCCTCACCCAAGGTGTCGAAGAAGCACGATCGCTCTTGAAGCGATTGGCAGAAGTGGACATCAGCCTCGATCAGGTGACGCAACAACTGGAAGACGACGGTGTCGCAAAATTCAACAAATCTTTCGACCAATTGATAGAGACCTTGGCGCAGGCGCGCGCCGCCGCGAAAGGAGAGCGTGCCGACCCTCAGGACGGGCAAGGAAATCGAGAGGAGTCGATCATGGCGAAACATTCCCAGGTCAAAGTCGAATTGACGGGCGTCCATCTCTGCTGTCAGGGCTGCGTCGATGCAGCTGACGCCGCGCTCAGGAGCGTGGTAGGGGTCACATCTCATTGCGATATGGAGAAGGGGACCGTAGCCCTCACGGCCGGTAATGATGCCGTGGCTCAGAAGGCTCTCGACGCCCTTGCCGCCGCAGGCTTCTATGGTCGCCCCGGCAATCAGAAGCTGGCAATGAAGGCGTTGGGCGACATTCCCAGAGGCAAGGTCAGCAGCTTGAAGGTCTCGGGCATCCATAACTGCTGCGAGCCCTGTTGTGAGGCCATCAAGGAGGCAATCGCGACCGTGGACGGCGTAACCGGCGATACAGCCAAACCTCAAGCGACGAGGTTTGAGGCAATCGGCGACTTCGATGCCGCCGTCCTCGTCAAGGCGCTTAACGCTGCCGGGTTCAGTGCGCGGGTCGAGTAG
- a CDS encoding DUF488 domain-containing protein, with amino-acid sequence MITLKRVYDPMTSADGVRFLVERLWPRGVKKTALHIDAWLKDVAPSGPLRRWFGHDPNKWSEFQRRYHDELRSNADALEPILKAARRGRVTLVYSSHDTEHNNAVALKGYLDARSGKKQPSHEPAA; translated from the coding sequence ATGATTACACTGAAACGCGTCTATGACCCAATGACTTCCGCCGATGGGGTGCGCTTTCTCGTGGAGCGGCTGTGGCCTCGCGGCGTGAAAAAAACCGCCCTGCACATCGACGCCTGGCTGAAGGATGTGGCGCCAAGCGGACCCCTCCGTCGTTGGTTTGGTCATGATCCAAACAAATGGAGTGAATTCCAACGACGATACCATGACGAATTACGTTCGAATGCAGATGCATTGGAACCCATTCTGAAGGCCGCTCGGCGGGGTCGAGTCACCCTCGTGTACAGCTCCCATGACACGGAACATAACAATGCCGTGGCATTGAAAGGGTACCTGGATGCGAGGAGCGGGAAGAAGCAGCCGTCCCATGAGCCGGCAGCGTGA